AAGTTCCCGGCGGCAGGCAGTAGCGGGAATAGTCTGTCAAGGAGAGATGCCGCCGTGGCCGCTGCCTTTTGGCCATTACCTCCCCTCAGTAACTTCCAGTATTGGATTCAATCCTTACAAGTGACTTTGGAAGCGAGCTCTctagcacggtggtggatttcttGCGGATCGCGGAGAAAAAGGTAGGGATGGAAAGAGAGACCCTTGTGCGGGTGCGACCACCACCTATTTGTGTCCCGTAGCCCTTCACACCACAACCATCCGCCCAGATCtcattctcccctttccttctGCTTCTTCTCAACTTCAATCAAGGGATGTGCATGTTTTTCCTAAGTGGTTACTACACCACAGGAATGATGTAGAGTAGAAGTCTTCTCTTCGATTTGGTGAAGGTATTTTGTTTACTAATTCTTACAGATCAATTCGAGTTTGTTCTCTCATTTTCATGTTCCGCGTATTGCCGCAGCCTCAACCCCGTAATCTAGGGACACCAAGGGTGAAGATTAGGtgtttttctctctctctcaattcTTATTTGATGGCTGCTCCTTGTGTTGAGTGCTATTCTCCTATGGGTATCTTTACAAAGGGAGCATCTTTTATTGGGTGATTATTTTGTTTACTATCACATTTGGGCAATCTACTATTTCAGAAGTCACGGGCCAGGGCAGGTGAAGTTTGATTTACCATCATGTGGTGACCATAAACTTGTAACTAAAGTATATCAAGAAATTGCATGGTGATATGAATTTTTTTCATGAAACTTGCATATGGTATTTCAGGTATGCTTTTCCATGACAGTAGTTCTATGCCACGAGGATGTAACTGATGTAATGCGTGAGTTCTGATACAATCATGGATCTCTATTGTTGTTCTTGTATATGGATACCGGTGTGTGGGGATTAGGCCTTTATTTTCTGTATTTTTGTAGTAATGAGCTTTAAGGTCTGCGAAGAATTCATTAAATGAACTGCAAATTTGATCACCCCCCTTTCAACATTCTTATTCTACTAAAAAATTTACTGTGTCTTACACGATCATCTATGTAGTTTAAAAAAGCAAATAAATATCAACATTTATTTATGAACATACTTACACATTCGTATTAAAATTGATTATAATATTGTGCATATGTTACATCCTTGCTAAAAACACATATTGTGTGCAAACAAAGCATTTTCATGTGAGACGATGAACATATGTCCAAACATCCAAACAAATAACAGTTTAAGTTATATCAACCATTTCTCAAATATTTATGCTATTCCTTCTTTACAAaggcgggcgcggcaacgcgcgtcaTCATGTTCTAGTACAAATATATGACAGGGCTATTTGACAGAATTTTGTGTTGTGCCTTTGTAATAGCATCAAGTAGATAATTCATTGCATACTCACACCAGTTATATTCTCCTATGTAATCAGTTCTACATAGAGCTCCCCAATAATCAACAATAGTGTAGCCATGTTTAAAAGGAGGTGTCCCAAATGTCCCATAATAAATATAACACATGTTGCCTTAAAAGCATGCCTTTTCAGCTTCACTTGATAACTCAGTCATATCTCTGACTAAGAAATTTTCTGATGCCGTCAAACTGTGAGAATCATTTCCAACCATACCTACATTTTTCTTCGAGAAGTCAACGGAAGCAGCTTTTGTCTGAGCTTCAATACCATCAATATCTCTAGGTCCACAAGAAAACCCCAAAACTTTATGCATATGTGCATCATAGAATTTGAGTTTCCTATCTTGAGACATCTTAATGCACTGATCTTTCACATTTGTTGAACTTACCAGAAATGTACTAAACTTAAGATGAACCTTTTTAATTGTAGATAAGTTCAACAACCCATCAAATATGATTTCCCAGCACATAAATTTCTTGTATTTAGTGAATCCATTCAAAACAGCACGGACATGATCTACCTTCGACCTGGATTCAGAGTTACACTTGTCATCCTCATTTTCTCCGCTCGAGTCATCTCCTTCAGTGTAATAATATCTTACATCTCTGTTACATTTTGCTGTACCACTTATTGAATGACTTGACTTAGACGACATATTTTATCACTAGAATTAAATGAAGACAATAAGATAATAAACAATTTAATGGATTAGATAATTCATCAAAATTTGTTGGTTTAACAATTACTTGTTAAAATAAATATTTGTAAGGTAGGAATGTTATTTGTTAGTGTTATTAATAAAAATTACTTCAACAGCAGTTCTAAAAAAGTATTCTAAGAAGAGACGCACAATGTACTTCAGGAGAACAATGAGATAGAAGAATAGAAAGAACACTTTAATCACAAGAATAACGTTTAGTAGGCACTTGTTACAGGAATTGTTCATCGAAATATCCCACAGAAAAAGATATAATACTTTAGCTTTACAATGTGAATACAAATATATGTGAAGCCATATACGCTCGCGAATACACTAAATAAACACCCAAAATTTTGAATCTTCGCGCACATCGGCAGCCCACAAACTACGCGTCCCCTGCATTTGCGTGCTCTAAATCCTCTTTCCAAAACATCTTAGTAGGTCTGACTGAGGCATATGCAGGCTACCAAACGTGCCATAATTGTGTCAAATGCTTGCATGAACTTCAGTGAATCGGATTCAACGGAAGGGTTTATATAAAAAAAAAGATTTAACACAACTCTTTCAAGGCAGCGGTCGTATGAGGCCCTGTCCAATGCAAGACGCTTAGCTGAAGTGCTTCAAAaaataattcaatttttttaaacacCTGTACTTATTTGTAGAGAGTAAACACTTGAGACCGGTGCTTCCTAAGCACTTAGCATTCTACAAGGCCTGACTCTGCCAGCCTGCCTGCCTGCCAGGTACGGTAACTTGTTGCGGCTCGGGGCGAGTTTAGGCCAAAGTCCCGGTCTACCGCGAATGCATCACATCGCCACTATAAAACGCGCACCCTTGACCCCGTCGGAAACCCATCGTTCCGCCGCCGCGACCGCGATGGCGTACCGCCGGAAGCCGCAGTCCTCCttcgagcaccaccaccaccacccgcaccCCGTTAGCCCTCCCTCCCCGCCGCAGGACTCCCTCGCCGCGCAGGCCATgcgcgcctccgccgcccaccGAGACGCCTCTTCTCTCTCCTCCGCCTACTCCTCGGCTgcctccgcggccgccgccgctCGCAGGAGCCACGAGCCCTCCGTCTCCACCCCTTCCCCTGTAAGCCACGCCAGCCTCTTAATTACCCGTCCGCCGTCTTCGTCTCTGGATGCGTCGGATGCGTTAGCGGATCTGGTCCGATCGGCGGTTCCCGCGTCCAGGGGTTCCTGGGATCCGATTATACAGTGATTAGCGACGGATTGCTCCGTACTTGGGCCGACCGACTAACCTTTTTATTCGAGCTGGATGGGCGTTGAACCTCTCGTGCCTGACTTATAGACTGCTGTTGTTCTTTGGTTGGGGCTCCTTGAAATGGGTGGTACTTATTGCTTAGTGTTTTACCCGCTGTTTTGGTGTGTGAAGAGTTTATGTTTACCCCCCTGGGCGCAGGACTCTTCCAGCTATGGGTACACGTCCATGAAGAGCTTGAACGAAGCCAAGTACGGATTTTGGGGGACGCTTGCTCGGAAAGCAAAGTCACTTATTGACGAGGATGGGTCGCCGGAGCAGTATGATTCCCCGACGAGACAGCAGCCGCCAAGAGATGGTACATCACCAGCTATCCATGTGAGACCTGCTATCTTGTACAGTACTTCGCGCAATGCTACTTGACTGAACTCTAATGTGCGAATTTATTCCATTTAATGTGTACCAATCACCCCTTCAATAAGTAGTACTAGGTACAGTCTGAACTTTGACTTCTACGATGAATCCTTGCAACGGCCAGCTTTCTTATCTGTACTTTGTTCTTACAATCATGTTTAGTACTTAGTGCATGTTGGTCTGTATAGTATAATCCTCCCTTAACTATATTGACTGTGATCATCATTCTGTGTAGTTCACTTTGAACTGTTCATGTGGCTCATCGACAATCTTTACTGATGTAACAGAGACAACACTTGCAACAGCCAGCGCCAGAGACATGGAAATCCGAGACACCTCCATCTCAGAAGAGGTCCGAGGCATTAGCTTCCTCCCTTAACTATATTGGAGGCACAATAAAGAGTGCCCTCGAAGTAAGTTTATGTTCAAAAATCTCTTAATTTTTTGTTTCCAGAAGTTAATCTGAAATTATGTCTGTCAATGCTACCTTTCACAGTTAACGTGGAAAGGCAATTCTCTTTGCTTTTGTATAGAAACCTAGAAACTGTGAACCATTTTAAGCTGTCAGTATATGTCTGACAAGAGCAAGCAGTGTCAGATTTATTATTTTACAAGAGCTTAATTAGATTATTTTTACCATATTTTCATCCTTATATTTTCCCTTTTGTTGACTCAGCTATATATGTTATTTCTTCCAGGAAGGTCGGACTATTGTAGAGACTAAAACAGCTGACATTATTCAGGAGACGCGTAAACTGAATATAAGGCGGAAAGGAGCTGGATCAAATCCACAAGGAGAAACTTCTCACAAATTTGCTCACAGAAATTTTCCTCAAAATCCACTCGATTACGAAACTCAGTTGAAGGCATCTCGCGACGTAAGGTGGCAAATAAGTGTCACTAGATATATTGTTTCAATGCTCCATTTTACAAAAGAAGTTGGAAGTTCTGCAATTGTGTAGTGTACCATAACTAAATGTTAAATGTATTTTGATTGATTGCTTTCATAAACATCTTTGTTTGTCGGATAGCGATATATGCCTGATTATATTCTTTGCAATAAATATTCCATGAAATGCATTctttttttatttgctattttCCTTTACCTGAGTACAGTAGCATCAGTTAAGTTAACTTGAATCTGATTTGGCCAACTTTACGTGCAGGAGTGAATTATTAATTGCTCCATCTTTTGCTCTTACAGGTTGCAAATGCCATGTCAGCAAAAGCAAAGCTGCTATTACGTGAACTGAAGACTGTGAAGGCAGATTTAGCTTTTGCGAAGGAGCGCTGTGCTCAGCTTGAGGACGAGAATAAAATGTTGCGAGAAAATCAAGACAATGGTGATAACCCAGAAGATGATGATCTGGTTAGTACTTTTAAtactagtaataatgtacgtgcaatgcacgtttatattaggtaggatattagttgcacgttatattaggtaagatatatctgttgcacgttggtatttggtaagatatcaTTACTTTTTTCGCGGAaatggtaggatattaattacatggcagatttcatgggatagcgttgagtcaaaacgtgtttataaccaatggcagtggtgggtaattagagcgttaaacgtgtttggtgctcaacattggagcgatttgaaccgctagataacatgatttgacggtcgagatggtttggatctgcccctttgggtctttttatattggtatagataaatGGACAAAACTAACTACGTTTATGACCGTAGTCCATCATCCTTTTGATTTTGATCACTGATTTATGTCAAAAATAATTAGATACTTCTATTCATCTAAGTTTTATTAGAAGTTTATTGTCTATATCGTACTAAAAAAATTTATCCCACATTTTTTACTGCTACACACTGATAGTCAGTTGGGATTTTTTATGGAGGGTGGGCTCCAGATGACGAATCACTACCGAATTGACATCAACATAACAAATTAGTATGGTCTGCTGTGATCTGTGTAACCTAAGAAATAATAAATTACCTTGTTAATGTGGAAAATGAAGGACAATTTCGTTCTCTCATTAGTTGGGAATTTTGAATTGTGCTCATCGGTAAGAGAACTTCTGCTAACAGTTGGGAGAACTGTGCTTCCGTCAAATGAAGTATTTGAGTTTGTTGCAAAATAGCCTACACAAGTCACTCAGATTGCAGTTGCGTGATGGCAATGATTGTTTGTTCCTGTCCAAATCTATAAATTGGAAGGCTAGTACGCTATGTCAATGATCAGTCCATGTCATAGACACAAATCGACTGCCCTAAACATTAGTTGATTACCTTGTCCATTCATTGCTCTGCAGCCGTCCACTAGAGGGTTTGGGACCTGATGGGCCAGTCCCATCCGTGTCCTGTTTATTTCATTGCCCTGGTGCGCTGGTAACAGCTGTCTGTCAACCGCTTGCTGCCCCTCGGTCATCTCATACCCTAATCTAGGGGTTGCTTGAGACTGCAGGCTGTCTGTGCCTGCGTCATGTTATGATATCTGTACGcttcattttcttcttccataATGAACACATTCAAACAGAAAAAGCACTCCATGGGTGTATTCTTATGATAATAGTGAAGGGTGGACTTGTGCTTTATGAAACCTACCCAGTAAAATCCCCTGCTGATAATCATTTGGAGATCATGCCAATACTAGGTGTATAATCCTTAAGCGTTCCCTTGTTATCATTAGTTTCATGGTCAATTCAATGTCATCTTGGAATTGTTTCTATAATGCAGCTGCTGCAATTCTATGGCTGGGTCTCAGGGTTTGGAACTTGCTCTTTgctaaatatttttatttggttttgtttTGCTGCTAATAAATATCATGTGCTGATAACCATTGGGAAATTATGCCAAGACTAAGGAATAGTCCTCAGAGTTCTGATTAATTCTATGCTCAACTGAATGTGTCGTACAATTTTCTTTTTTTCTGGAAGGCAGGAGCTGCAATTGTGTGGCTAGTTCTCAGGGTTTAGGGCTTGACAAATGATCAAAGAACAACATGAAAGTGCCGGAATCATAAGTTTGTGTAACTCTAACCAAACGCTTATATTTTGCTCTTGTAAATCTTGAGCTACATCAAAATTGATATATTTTGTGAAATAGAACCAAAAATTGTAAGGCTTAACATGTTGACACTGGTTAACCATTTATATCTTCTGCTTCTTTGCAGATCCGCCTACAATTAGAGACACTATTAGCTGAGAAGGCGCGGCTTGCACATGAAAACTCGGTGTATGCTCGAGAAAATAGATTCCTACGTGAAATTGTAGAGTATCACCAACTTACTATGCAGGATGTCATATATGTGGATGAAGGCATCGAAGAGGTCACTGAGGTGTACCCTACTCAAGTACTGCCTCCAGCGTCTGCTCGCACTGGGTCGGGCCTAGGTCGCGCATCAACTCCAGTGACACTCAAACATGTTAACTCATCTCCGGCCTCCACATCCGCCCTTCCGGAACCTTGTCCGGTCGTGCCGGTTTCTCCGAAGATGCTTTCTCGGGCTTCATCTCAAAGCAAATAGAGGGAGCCTGGCAGCACCAGCCACCGTTCAACAGGTAAAGATGGTTGGTGGTGTGATACGAGTAACACATATACTGTAACGGAGGTTGCGGCGCCATTGTGCCTGTGGGATGTTGTGGCCTCTGGGCTGTGGTGAATACACGCAGGATCTGTGATGTGTGTATGATCCGTGTTGTAACTTGTGAGATTTTTCTTTCACATCACCATGCTTGCGAAACTACGCATTGCCGGGTTGCATTTGTCTCTTAAGTTGAGGACTTGATGCTGAGGCCAAATTCAAGGTGCATTGCGTGTCTGCCTGAGACGTTTTACATGTTATTGGTACATATGCAAGCCTTCATTTGTTAATAATGAAGTTATGTAATGTTCATCAAGCAAGCAATGGAATCTCCGAGTGCCTAAAACCCTGTTGGCACATGACGCTCGACCAGGTGAAGTAGAATCAAGACGAACTCTGAATGTAATGCACCATCGAAATCAACAAGTATCAAGCAGGTACAACTGTTCAGAAGGACGACTAGAATCATACAGTATGATGGATTCAGATTTCAACATTACATTAGTGCAAGAACTATTGTTGGCATCCAGCCGGTGCACAACCATTTTCCAGCTCGTTGAGTATGCCCCGTTCTTTTGGTTTCGCACAGATCAGTTCTTCGCATACATGAATGAGTGTCGTGGATCAGGgtgttgagtatgtattttgtaTTGCACGTGTATTGAAGTTGTGGCCCACCTCCTGGTCTTGTATGATTGAGGTAGAGGCTTTCCCTTGTATTATATATACGTGCACAAGCACTTCATCAATACTACGTCTATTGTATTGCAAACTTTCTCGTCTACATGGTATCATCTTGAAGGTCCTGACCTAGggcaagtcgccgccgccgccgccgcttcccgccgccgcgcagcgcctccccgcggcccccgccgccgcgtcctcctctgacgccgccgccgccgcttcctgccgccgcgcagcgcctccccgcgggccccgccgccggcgtcctcctctgacgccgtcgccgccccgtgccGCCGCGCCGCTTCCGCTCCCACCCGTTGCGCTGACTTGCTGCTGCCGCCGCGCGCCCCCTGCCGCGCTGTTGCTGCCACGTCGCGCCGCAACCCTAacccgacgcgccgccgccgcccccttcctctTCCCGCCGCTTCTGACGCCTTTCATGGACTCTTCGGGCTACTTCACCATCTGCGGTGGAACCACTCCACCGGCCGCGCCGATCCAGTCGCATCCTCCCGCACCCGCCGGGTGTTACCCGTTGTCGCCACCAGCGCCTCCCCCGCAGCACCCGCAAGGGGAAGGGGGCCGACGCAACCGGCGTGGCGGCGGTCGCCGCCGCCTGCAGCAGCCGCGGGCCCAGGAcgccgggggggaggggggcgcactATTAGCAGGCACTCCCCGCTGGCCACCAGGCGTTCATCGGCGCGCCCTTCCAGCCGACTGGCGCCGGCTCCGGCgccttcctcgcgccgccgcccctcggtGGTTATGGCCTGCCCGTCCCGGCGCCGCCCTACGGGGgctttccgccgccgccgccgccggtacctGTGCCATGGGACCCCACCCTCCTCGCCGCCCAACACTCCGCGCCGTCGCGAGTAGCTCTGTCGGTGGAGGCaactggtacatggactcaggtgctactgcgcacatggcagctcatcccggtaacctaacctcctccactcccgttcacacacccactcgtatcaccgtcggcaacggctcctccttacctattactcatatcggtagcactagttttccctccacttccacacccatcactatgtctcatgttcttgtttcacctgatttagtCACGAACCTAGTTCCGGTTCGTCGTCTTACTCGTGAGAACccacttactgttgaatttgatggtgttggcttttctgtgaaagacgcccgtacccggatggtccTTAACCGATGTGACAGTCCCGATGAGCTCTACCCCATGCAcgctggcgcctccacctccacacccgtcgcccttgccgccggcgttgacctttggcatgctcgcttgggtcaccccaaccacaccgtcttacgtcaaattcttaggagtttctctttctcatgtgacaagctcgacgagcactcttgtgaggcttgtcgcttaggcaagcacgttcgtcttccctttagtgcgtcttcttcagtttccacttatttttcaattacttcatagtgatgtttggacatctctcgttgcgagtaacacgggctatctacactacttggtgattttagatgattattctcattatgtgtggacttttcccct
This DNA window, taken from Triticum aestivum cultivar Chinese Spring chromosome 1D, IWGSC CS RefSeq v2.1, whole genome shotgun sequence, encodes the following:
- the LOC123180749 gene encoding uncharacterized protein, which translates into the protein MHHIATIKRAPLTPSETHRSAAATAMAYRRKPQSSFEHHHHHPHPVSPPSPPQDSLAAQAMRASAAHRDASSLSSAYSSAASAAAAARRSHEPSVSTPSPDSSSYGYTSMKSLNEAKYGFWGTLARKAKSLIDEDGSPEQYDSPTRQQPPRDGTSPAIHRQHLQQPAPETWKSETPPSQKRSEALASSLNYIGGTIKSALEEGRTIVETKTADIIQETRKLNIRRKGAGSNPQGETSHKFAHRNFPQNPLDYETQLKASRDVANAMSAKAKLLLRELKTVKADLAFAKERCAQLEDENKMLRENQDNGDNPEDDDLIRLQLETLLAEKARLAHENSVYARENRFLREIVEYHQLTMQDVIYVDEGIEEVTEVYPTQVLPPASARTGSGLGRASTPVTLKHVNSSPASTSALPEPCPVVPVSPKMLSRASSQSK